From the Candidatus Woesearchaeota archaeon genome, the window CACTATATCGGCCCAATACAAAGATGGGGGATCCGAGAATTTGGATCTCCGGTCTTCCAAATCATGCAAACTGTAATGATATCATCCTTCTTATTCCTACCGGCAATGCATTGGTTGCCATTAATATTACCAATAATGATTTGAGTCAATTATATCAGCAAAATTCTTTTTTCAAGGACCTAATTGATCACCTTACAGTATCTAATTCAGCTGCGGATGAATTATTGTCTAAGCTAAAAGCAATTGCGAGACAATGCCCAA encodes:
- a CDS encoding MvaI/BcnI restriction endonuclease family protein → MRQFTDFEMSNSVFLAKRGINFTFLEPTATGLKKSIMDATTPVRLILKETGLHDYETQSQGPDHKQILKTILVDGEKVLKTKTSLYRPNTKMGDPRIWISGLPNHANCNDIILLIPTGNALVAINITNNDLSQLYQQNSFFKDLIDHLTVSNSAADELLSKLKAIARQCP